A part of Oryctolagus cuniculus chromosome 15, mOryCun1.1, whole genome shotgun sequence genomic DNA contains:
- the LCOR gene encoding ligand-dependent corepressor isoform X1, which produces MQRMIQQFAAEYTSKNSSTQDPSQPNSTKNQSLPKASPVTTSPTAATTQNPVLSKLLMADQDSPLDLTVRKSQSEPSEQDGVLDLSTKKSPCAGSTSLSHSPGCSTTQGNGENSAEAIAVDSNHHSKSPLEKFMVKLCTHHQKQFIRVLNDLYTESQPGTEDLQPSELGAMDASTCNAGCAQLSTKHKEKDAVCLDMKSATPADLFVDSSGSPSPRHLTEQTLKEPPPPETNPADGRENVLTLLQKDASELATTKPSSGSSMDSSTAGYLTACNSSSLSSLHISKSLEGQTTGQEQDSNVKICSDGQDHMQSSALVESLIAVKVAAENSEEGNSCVASQRNSFKALSEEAWDSGFMGSSPRTADKENALQCSSKTPSHQELEADEQDARPKQENHLHSLGRNKVGYHLHPSDKGQFDHSKDGWLTPSPVPAGHKASNGHSRAKMMSASIKTARKSKRASGLRINDYDNQCDVVYISQPITECHFEHQRSILSSRKTARKSTRGYFFNGDCCELPTVRTLARNLHSQEKASCSLPASEAVVTPTQILTASPLRHTIDGQLPREDPPEEPGKEIICLLEEGGQDASSEKESQEPEVCTMNRANPSSPRESQETPAASPLCPLPAWLPEEDRPEGSPAASAPIASGVSSPAGDQQPDPLLDAEEMSASQDCPSVPTTESTSGAGREDVSRPHSSPEAVSGGESPLISRNHSPPLGLEPPTSLGRAEDDQSSSPEATTRDTQELDAIPLLKEDSIFTRKDPASETEDPEPACEREQLEAEDSDARSSSEKDTSDPTTDSPEENLDKKKKGKKFPEASDRCLRSQLSDPSPADRCLRNQSSDSSLPCPEVKAAKTPGAKHAKKEGHAGRTTPEGSPVNHAHTAALEDPENPPADEHPAEKGAEQQEGKSSGVITRQTFKNMLAKDTVGEEVFPSSDPIASISQPLPAERLEIYVESKTGERNAPVPKASIPCKRALEESKEKPGHPCAQEVEEAVNEGGSENTLHKGDGTDTPSGPLGSSDSGGGDAVGPPKLVARPKRLTSSTYNLRHTHSLDSVDTTKVTSEQEAARGSPMPKENKATESGDAQDEDDTETVADEQPKFMEWCAEEENQELIANFNAQYMKVQKGWIQLEKEVQATPRARNRSDKLKEIWKSKKRSRKCRGSLEVQKLSPVQMLFMSNFKLSNVCKWFLETTETRSLVIVKKLNTRLPGDIPPVKHPLQKYSPSSPYPSSLQAERLKKHLKKFPGATPARNNWKTQKLWAKLRENADQVDPEDGNDASLNPHSEDGVENVKDERNSHRPTNLPTPASTRILRKYSNIRGKLRAQQRLVKNEKMESSLGPAVESKQSRKSVCINPLMSPKLALQVDAEGFPIKPKSTEGMKGRKGKQVSEILVKAEAQNKRKRTEGIGTQDSKDRGPVVKAIKEKHVDGTTKTPPARKPTARDKASQLPKKVSLKENKVKIPKKSSGKSCPPSRKEKENTSKRPTLPTASETVTKPAKPKGAGESSSRPQKAANRKQSSGKTRARPLAKKPENRAAQRKRKLKAKLDSSHSKRRRLDAK; this is translated from the exons ACGGCGTACTTGATCTGTCCACTAAAAAAAGTCCATGTGCTGGCAGCACTTCCCTGAGCCAttctccaggctgctccactactCAAGGGAACGG tGAGAACTCAGCAGAGGCAATAGCAGTAGATTCTAACCATCATTCGAAGTCCCCGCTGGAGAAGTTTATGGTCAAACTGTGCACTCATCATCAGAAGCAATTCATTCGTGTTCTGAACGACCTGTACACCGAATCTCAACCAGGCACCGAGGACCTACAGCCTTCTGAATTGGGAGCAATGGATGCATCTACTTGCAACGCTGGCTGTGCCCAGCTAAGCACCAAACATAAGGAAAAGGATGCTGTGTGTCTTGATATGAAGTCTGCTACTCCTGCAGATTTGTTTGTAGACTCATCAGGCTCGCCTAGCCCTCGACACTTGACAGAACAGACCCTGAAAGAGCCCCCTCCTCCTGAGACAAAccctgcagatggaagagagaATGTCTTGACTCTTCTCCAGAAAGATGCCTCTGAACTTGCAACCACTAAACCTAGCTCTGGCAGTTCAATGGATAGTTCCACTGCAGGATACCTCACTGCATGTAATTCTTCCTCATTAAGCTCCCTCCACATCTCTAAAAGCTTGGAGGGGCAAACCACTGGACAGGAGCAAGATTCAAATGTGAAAATATGCAGCGATGGTCAAGACCATATGCAGAGTTCAGCTTTAGTAGAAAGTTTAATTGCAGTAAAAGTGGCAGCTGAGAATAGTGAGGAGGGCAATAGCTGTGTTGCTTCTCAAAGAAATTCATTCAAAGCTTTATCCGAAGAGGCTTGGGACTCAGGGTTTATGGGAAGCTCACCCAGAACTGCTGACAAGGAGAATGCTTTACAGTGTAGCTCAAAAACACCTTCACACCAGGAGTTAGAGGCAGATGAACAAGATGCAAGGCCAAAGCAAGAGAACCATCTTCACTCACTAGGAAGAAATAAGGTAGGTTACCATTTACATCCCAGTGATAAGGGCCAGTTTGATCATTCCAAAGATGGTTGGTTAACCCCGAGCCCTGTGCCAGCCGGTCACAAAGCATCTAATGGGCATTCACGAGCCAAGATGATGTCAGCCTCCATTAAGACAGCTCGGAAAAGTAAAAGGGCGTCAGGGTTGAGGATCAATGACTATGATAATCAGTGCGATGTTGTTTATATCAGTCAGCCAATAACAGAATGCCACTTTGAGCATCAGAGGTCCATACTGTCTTCCCGGAAGACTGCCAGGAAGAGTACTCGAGGATACTTTTTCAATGGCGACTGCTGTGAGCTGCCAACTGTTCGCACACTGGCCCGAAATTTACACTCCCAGGAGAAAGCAAGCTGCTCGCTGCCAGCATCTGAGGCAGTGGTTACTCCCACACAGATCCTTACAGCTTCACCCCTTAGACATACCATAGATGGACAGCTTCCCAGAGAAGACCCCCCTGAAGAACCTGGTAAGGAGATCATCTGCCTCCTTGAGGAGGGAGGCCAAGACGCCTCATCCGAGAAAGAGTCTCAAGAGCCTGAGGTTTGCACCATGAACAGAGCAAATCCAAGCAGTCCCCGCGAGTCACAGGAGACACCAGCTGCCAGCCCGTTGTGTCCTCTCCCTGCTTGGCTCCCTGAAGAGGACAGGCCAGAAGGTAGCCCCGCGGCTTCGGCTCCCATAGCAAGCGGAGTGTCTTCCCCTGCGGGAGACCAGCAGCCAGACCCACTGCTGGACGCCGAGGAGATGAGTGCATCCCAGGACTGCCCCTCGGTTCCCACTACGGAGAGCACctcgggggcaggcagggaagatgTCTCTAGGCCTCATTCTTCTCCTGAAGCAGTCAGTGGAGGAGAAAGTCCTCTCATCTCACGAAATCACAGTCCGCCCTTGGGCTTGGAGCCTCCCACGAGTCTGGGGAGGGCTGAGGATGACCAAAGCAGCAGTCCTGAGGCCACAACGAGAGACACTCAGGAGCTGGACGCCATCCCGCTCCTGAAGGAAGACAGCATCTTCACTCGCAAAGACCCAGCCAGTGAGACTGAGGATCCTGAGCCAGCATGTGAGAGAGAACAGTTAGAGGCAGAGGACAGTGATGCAAGATCCTCCTCAGAGAAAGACACAAGCGATCCAACCACTGACTCACCCGAAGAGAATCTGgacaagaagaaaaaagggaaaaagttCCCCGAGGCCTCTGACAGGTGCTTAAGGAGCCAGCTCTCTGATCCATCCCCTGCTGATAGGTGCCTAAGAAATCAGAGTTCAGATTCTTCCTTGCCTTGCCCTGAGGTCAAGGCTGCTAAAACCCCTGGTGCAAAACATGCTAAAAAGGAAGGCCACGCTGGCAGGACAACACCCGAGGGCTCTCCTGTCAACCATGCCCACACAGCAGCTCTGGAGGACCCTGAAAACCCACCTGCCGACGAACACCCTGCAGAGAAGGGTGCTGAGCAGCAGGAGGGCAAAAGCAGTGGGGTCATCACCAGGCagacttttaaaaacatgctAGCAAAAGACACAGTGGGGGAAGAAGTTTTCCCCAGCAGTGACCCCATAGCCTCCATTagccagccactgcctgcagagagaCTGGAAATCTATGTTGAATCTAAGACAGGGGAGAGGAATGCTCCTGTGCCCAAAGCAAGTATCCCTTGTAAGAGGGCCCTGGAAGAGTCcaaagagaagccaggacatccatgtgcccaggaggtggaggaggcTGTGAACGAGGGAGGCAGCGAAAACACCCTGCATAAAGGCGATGGCACTGACACCCCCTCTGGCCCACTTGGCTCATCAGATAGTGGAGGTGGTGATGCTGTTGGGCCACCAAAATTGGTAGCAAGGCCAAAAAGATTGACCTCTTCAACCTACAACCTAAGACACACTCACTCTCTGGACTCCGTGGATACAACGAAAGTGACTTCTGAACAGGAAGCTGCACGAGGAAGCCCGATGCCAAAGGAAAATAAGGCCACAGAGAGTGGAGATGCCCAGGATGAGGATGACACAGAGACAGTGGCGGACGAGCAGCCAAAGTTTATGGAATGGTGTGCTGAGGAGGAGAACCAGGAGCTCATCGCCAACTTCAACGCCCAGTACATGAAAGTTCAGAAGGGCTGGATTCAACTGGAGAAGGAAGTCCAGGCAACACCAAGAGCAAGGAACAGGTCAGATAAACtgaaggagatctggaagagCAAGAAAAGATCACGGAAATGCAGAGGCTCGTTGGAGGTTCAGAAGCTTTCTCCTGTTCAGATGCTGTTCATGTCAAACTTTAAGTTGTCTAACGTTTGTAAGTGGTTCTTGGAGACAACAGAAACCCGATCACTGGTCATTGTGAAGAAGCTCAATACCCGTCTTCCAGGAGACATCCCCCCAGTCAAACATCCCCTTCAGAAGTACTCTCCTTCTAGCCCGTACCCCAGCTCACTCCAGGCGGAACGCTTGAAGAAACACTTAAAGAAATTTCCTGGAGCTACTCCTGCTCGGAATAATTGGAAAACACAGAAGCTCTGGGCCAAACTTCGAGAAAATGCTGACCAAGTGGATCCAGAGGATGGCAATGATGCCAGCCTCAACCCTCATTCTGAGGATGGCGTGGAGAATGTCAAGGACGAGAGAAACAGCCATCGTCCCACAAACCTGCCTACTCCCGCCAGTACCAGGATCCTTAGGAAATACTCCAATATTCGAGGAAAGCTCAGAGCCCAACAACGTTTGGTCAAGAACGAGAAAATGGAAAGCTCATTGGGTCCAGCTGTGGAAAGCAAACAGAGTCGCAAGAGTGTTTGCATCAACCCGCTGATGTCCCCCAAGCTTGCCTTGCAAGTGGATGCAGAAGGGTTTCCCATTAAGCCCAAGAGCACTGAAGGaatgaagggaaggaaagggaagcagGTGTCTGAAATTTTGGTTAAAGCAGAAGCTCAGAATAAACGTAAGAGAACGGAGGGCATCGGTACTCAGGACAGTAAGGACAGGGGACCAGTGGTGAAAGCCATCAAAGAAAAGCATGTTGATGGAACCACCAAAACCCCTCCAGCCAGGAAGCCAACTGCAAGGGACAAAGCCAGCCAACTGCCCAAAAAGGtgtctttgaaagaaaataaagtgaagaTCCCTAAAAAGTCCTCTGGAAAgagctgccctccctccaggaaagaaaaagagaacacaAGCAAAAGACCTACCCTGCCCACTGCCTCGGAAACAGTAACGAAACCTGCAAAGCCAAAGGGGGCAGGTGAGTCCTCTTCCAGGCCGCAGAAAGCCgcaaacaggaagcagagcagtggaaaGACGCGCGCCAGACCTTTGgcaaaaaaaccagaaaacagagCGGCCCAGAGAAAGCGAAAGCTGAAGGCAAAGCTGGACTCTTCCCATAGCAAACGGAGGCGGCTGGATGCAAAGTGA
- the LCOR gene encoding ligand-dependent corepressor isoform X6, with product MQILLSGVHSAAISCGFESILEGLFGPALLKDLSLFKECDSESISDWTFDENCLFCCLRRDKVKGHLVGLDEPVSGADQEALLKQEQAKILRFERQAEEFLNAVFYRKDGVLDLSTKKSPCAGSTSLSHSPGCSTTQGNGENSAEAIAVDSNHHSKSPLEKFMVKLCTHHQKQFIRVLNDLYTESQPGTEDLQPSELGAMDASTCNAGCAQLSTKHKEKDAVCLDMKSATPADLFVDSSGSPSPRHLTEQTLKEPPPPETNPADGRENVLTLLQKDASELATTKPSSGSSMDSSTAGYLTACNSSSLSSLHISKSLEGQTTGQEQDSNVKICSDGQDHMQSSALVESLIAVKVAAENSEEGNSCVASQRNSFKALSEEAWDSGFMGSSPRTADKENALQCSSKTPSHQELEADEQDARPKQENHLHSLGRNKVGYHLHPSDKGQFDHSKDGWLTPSPVPAGHKASNGHSRAKMMSASIKTARKSKRASGLRINDYDNQCDVVYISQPITECHFEHQRSILSSRKTARKSTRGYFFNGDCCELPTVRTLARNLHSQEKASCSLPASEAVVTPTQILTASPLRHTIDGQLPREDPPEEPGKEIICLLEEGGQDASSEKESQEPEVCTMNRANPSSPRESQETPAASPLCPLPAWLPEEDRPEGSPAASAPIASGVSSPAGDQQPDPLLDAEEMSASQDCPSVPTTESTSGAGREDVSRPHSSPEAVSGGESPLISRNHSPPLGLEPPTSLGRAEDDQSSSPEATTRDTQELDAIPLLKEDSIFTRKDPASETEDPEPACEREQLEAEDSDARSSSEKDTSDPTTDSPEENLDKKKKGKKFPEASDRCLRSQLSDPSPADRCLRNQSSDSSLPCPEVKAAKTPGAKHAKKEGHAGRTTPEGSPVNHAHTAALEDPENPPADEHPAEKGAEQQEGKSSGVITRQTFKNMLAKDTVGEEVFPSSDPIASISQPLPAERLEIYVESKTGERNAPVPKASIPCKRALEESKEKPGHPCAQEVEEAVNEGGSENTLHKGDGTDTPSGPLGSSDSGGGDAVGPPKLVARPKRLTSSTYNLRHTHSLDSVDTTKVTSEQEAARGSPMPKENKATESGDAQDEDDTETVADEQPKFMEWCAEEENQELIANFNAQYMKVQKGWIQLEKEVQATPRARNRSDKLKEIWKSKKRSRKCRGSLEVQKLSPVQMLFMSNFKLSNVCKWFLETTETRSLVIVKKLNTRLPGDIPPVKHPLQKYSPSSPYPSSLQAERLKKHLKKFPGATPARNNWKTQKLWAKLRENADQVDPEDGNDASLNPHSEDGVENVKDERNSHRPTNLPTPASTRILRKYSNIRGKLRAQQRLVKNEKMESSLGPAVESKQSRKSVCINPLMSPKLALQVDAEGFPIKPKSTEGMKGRKGKQVSEILVKAEAQNKRKRTEGIGTQDSKDRGPVVKAIKEKHVDGTTKTPPARKPTARDKASQLPKKVSLKENKVKIPKKSSGKSCPPSRKEKENTSKRPTLPTASETVTKPAKPKGAGESSSRPQKAANRKQSSGKTRARPLAKKPENRAAQRKRKLKAKLDSSHSKRRRLDAK from the exons ACGGCGTACTTGATCTGTCCACTAAAAAAAGTCCATGTGCTGGCAGCACTTCCCTGAGCCAttctccaggctgctccactactCAAGGGAACGG tGAGAACTCAGCAGAGGCAATAGCAGTAGATTCTAACCATCATTCGAAGTCCCCGCTGGAGAAGTTTATGGTCAAACTGTGCACTCATCATCAGAAGCAATTCATTCGTGTTCTGAACGACCTGTACACCGAATCTCAACCAGGCACCGAGGACCTACAGCCTTCTGAATTGGGAGCAATGGATGCATCTACTTGCAACGCTGGCTGTGCCCAGCTAAGCACCAAACATAAGGAAAAGGATGCTGTGTGTCTTGATATGAAGTCTGCTACTCCTGCAGATTTGTTTGTAGACTCATCAGGCTCGCCTAGCCCTCGACACTTGACAGAACAGACCCTGAAAGAGCCCCCTCCTCCTGAGACAAAccctgcagatggaagagagaATGTCTTGACTCTTCTCCAGAAAGATGCCTCTGAACTTGCAACCACTAAACCTAGCTCTGGCAGTTCAATGGATAGTTCCACTGCAGGATACCTCACTGCATGTAATTCTTCCTCATTAAGCTCCCTCCACATCTCTAAAAGCTTGGAGGGGCAAACCACTGGACAGGAGCAAGATTCAAATGTGAAAATATGCAGCGATGGTCAAGACCATATGCAGAGTTCAGCTTTAGTAGAAAGTTTAATTGCAGTAAAAGTGGCAGCTGAGAATAGTGAGGAGGGCAATAGCTGTGTTGCTTCTCAAAGAAATTCATTCAAAGCTTTATCCGAAGAGGCTTGGGACTCAGGGTTTATGGGAAGCTCACCCAGAACTGCTGACAAGGAGAATGCTTTACAGTGTAGCTCAAAAACACCTTCACACCAGGAGTTAGAGGCAGATGAACAAGATGCAAGGCCAAAGCAAGAGAACCATCTTCACTCACTAGGAAGAAATAAGGTAGGTTACCATTTACATCCCAGTGATAAGGGCCAGTTTGATCATTCCAAAGATGGTTGGTTAACCCCGAGCCCTGTGCCAGCCGGTCACAAAGCATCTAATGGGCATTCACGAGCCAAGATGATGTCAGCCTCCATTAAGACAGCTCGGAAAAGTAAAAGGGCGTCAGGGTTGAGGATCAATGACTATGATAATCAGTGCGATGTTGTTTATATCAGTCAGCCAATAACAGAATGCCACTTTGAGCATCAGAGGTCCATACTGTCTTCCCGGAAGACTGCCAGGAAGAGTACTCGAGGATACTTTTTCAATGGCGACTGCTGTGAGCTGCCAACTGTTCGCACACTGGCCCGAAATTTACACTCCCAGGAGAAAGCAAGCTGCTCGCTGCCAGCATCTGAGGCAGTGGTTACTCCCACACAGATCCTTACAGCTTCACCCCTTAGACATACCATAGATGGACAGCTTCCCAGAGAAGACCCCCCTGAAGAACCTGGTAAGGAGATCATCTGCCTCCTTGAGGAGGGAGGCCAAGACGCCTCATCCGAGAAAGAGTCTCAAGAGCCTGAGGTTTGCACCATGAACAGAGCAAATCCAAGCAGTCCCCGCGAGTCACAGGAGACACCAGCTGCCAGCCCGTTGTGTCCTCTCCCTGCTTGGCTCCCTGAAGAGGACAGGCCAGAAGGTAGCCCCGCGGCTTCGGCTCCCATAGCAAGCGGAGTGTCTTCCCCTGCGGGAGACCAGCAGCCAGACCCACTGCTGGACGCCGAGGAGATGAGTGCATCCCAGGACTGCCCCTCGGTTCCCACTACGGAGAGCACctcgggggcaggcagggaagatgTCTCTAGGCCTCATTCTTCTCCTGAAGCAGTCAGTGGAGGAGAAAGTCCTCTCATCTCACGAAATCACAGTCCGCCCTTGGGCTTGGAGCCTCCCACGAGTCTGGGGAGGGCTGAGGATGACCAAAGCAGCAGTCCTGAGGCCACAACGAGAGACACTCAGGAGCTGGACGCCATCCCGCTCCTGAAGGAAGACAGCATCTTCACTCGCAAAGACCCAGCCAGTGAGACTGAGGATCCTGAGCCAGCATGTGAGAGAGAACAGTTAGAGGCAGAGGACAGTGATGCAAGATCCTCCTCAGAGAAAGACACAAGCGATCCAACCACTGACTCACCCGAAGAGAATCTGgacaagaagaaaaaagggaaaaagttCCCCGAGGCCTCTGACAGGTGCTTAAGGAGCCAGCTCTCTGATCCATCCCCTGCTGATAGGTGCCTAAGAAATCAGAGTTCAGATTCTTCCTTGCCTTGCCCTGAGGTCAAGGCTGCTAAAACCCCTGGTGCAAAACATGCTAAAAAGGAAGGCCACGCTGGCAGGACAACACCCGAGGGCTCTCCTGTCAACCATGCCCACACAGCAGCTCTGGAGGACCCTGAAAACCCACCTGCCGACGAACACCCTGCAGAGAAGGGTGCTGAGCAGCAGGAGGGCAAAAGCAGTGGGGTCATCACCAGGCagacttttaaaaacatgctAGCAAAAGACACAGTGGGGGAAGAAGTTTTCCCCAGCAGTGACCCCATAGCCTCCATTagccagccactgcctgcagagagaCTGGAAATCTATGTTGAATCTAAGACAGGGGAGAGGAATGCTCCTGTGCCCAAAGCAAGTATCCCTTGTAAGAGGGCCCTGGAAGAGTCcaaagagaagccaggacatccatgtgcccaggaggtggaggaggcTGTGAACGAGGGAGGCAGCGAAAACACCCTGCATAAAGGCGATGGCACTGACACCCCCTCTGGCCCACTTGGCTCATCAGATAGTGGAGGTGGTGATGCTGTTGGGCCACCAAAATTGGTAGCAAGGCCAAAAAGATTGACCTCTTCAACCTACAACCTAAGACACACTCACTCTCTGGACTCCGTGGATACAACGAAAGTGACTTCTGAACAGGAAGCTGCACGAGGAAGCCCGATGCCAAAGGAAAATAAGGCCACAGAGAGTGGAGATGCCCAGGATGAGGATGACACAGAGACAGTGGCGGACGAGCAGCCAAAGTTTATGGAATGGTGTGCTGAGGAGGAGAACCAGGAGCTCATCGCCAACTTCAACGCCCAGTACATGAAAGTTCAGAAGGGCTGGATTCAACTGGAGAAGGAAGTCCAGGCAACACCAAGAGCAAGGAACAGGTCAGATAAACtgaaggagatctggaagagCAAGAAAAGATCACGGAAATGCAGAGGCTCGTTGGAGGTTCAGAAGCTTTCTCCTGTTCAGATGCTGTTCATGTCAAACTTTAAGTTGTCTAACGTTTGTAAGTGGTTCTTGGAGACAACAGAAACCCGATCACTGGTCATTGTGAAGAAGCTCAATACCCGTCTTCCAGGAGACATCCCCCCAGTCAAACATCCCCTTCAGAAGTACTCTCCTTCTAGCCCGTACCCCAGCTCACTCCAGGCGGAACGCTTGAAGAAACACTTAAAGAAATTTCCTGGAGCTACTCCTGCTCGGAATAATTGGAAAACACAGAAGCTCTGGGCCAAACTTCGAGAAAATGCTGACCAAGTGGATCCAGAGGATGGCAATGATGCCAGCCTCAACCCTCATTCTGAGGATGGCGTGGAGAATGTCAAGGACGAGAGAAACAGCCATCGTCCCACAAACCTGCCTACTCCCGCCAGTACCAGGATCCTTAGGAAATACTCCAATATTCGAGGAAAGCTCAGAGCCCAACAACGTTTGGTCAAGAACGAGAAAATGGAAAGCTCATTGGGTCCAGCTGTGGAAAGCAAACAGAGTCGCAAGAGTGTTTGCATCAACCCGCTGATGTCCCCCAAGCTTGCCTTGCAAGTGGATGCAGAAGGGTTTCCCATTAAGCCCAAGAGCACTGAAGGaatgaagggaaggaaagggaagcagGTGTCTGAAATTTTGGTTAAAGCAGAAGCTCAGAATAAACGTAAGAGAACGGAGGGCATCGGTACTCAGGACAGTAAGGACAGGGGACCAGTGGTGAAAGCCATCAAAGAAAAGCATGTTGATGGAACCACCAAAACCCCTCCAGCCAGGAAGCCAACTGCAAGGGACAAAGCCAGCCAACTGCCCAAAAAGGtgtctttgaaagaaaataaagtgaagaTCCCTAAAAAGTCCTCTGGAAAgagctgccctccctccaggaaagaaaaagagaacacaAGCAAAAGACCTACCCTGCCCACTGCCTCGGAAACAGTAACGAAACCTGCAAAGCCAAAGGGGGCAGGTGAGTCCTCTTCCAGGCCGCAGAAAGCCgcaaacaggaagcagagcagtggaaaGACGCGCGCCAGACCTTTGgcaaaaaaaccagaaaacagagCGGCCCAGAGAAAGCGAAAGCTGAAGGCAAAGCTGGACTCTTCCCATAGCAAACGGAGGCGGCTGGATGCAAAGTGA